A window of the Vibrio pomeroyi genome harbors these coding sequences:
- a CDS encoding TraB/GumN family protein: MRTFLYLTLLTLAFSAKQAVAEPLYWQAKKDDLTLTILGSVHVGDESMYPLPTQITDTLKESDGLIIETDVRKTEGVVYPTTTVTTADVLSEDQQQLLTSISKSLGMSTQQLLSSPPWATSLSIQMQQLKNLGYGSAGGVDATLAYKATIQDVPVISLEPLQFQIDLIAGQKDSGKEWLVTSIEEFDQTDRVVHCLIESWKAGDESKLEDFAKLSEMPTELEKAFLTDRNVDWANKLSAKDWKLDSNGHYVLVVGTLHLIGDGNLLQLLEDKGFSVTQQSQSQQARCQFEVDEDS; the protein is encoded by the coding sequence TTGCGCACATTCTTGTACCTTACGCTACTCACACTTGCCTTTTCAGCAAAGCAAGCTGTCGCCGAACCTCTTTATTGGCAGGCAAAAAAGGATGATCTGACCCTCACCATCTTAGGTTCTGTGCATGTTGGAGACGAGAGCATGTACCCGCTTCCCACACAAATCACTGACACGTTAAAAGAGAGCGACGGATTAATTATCGAGACAGATGTCAGGAAGACAGAAGGCGTGGTGTACCCTACCACCACGGTCACTACAGCCGATGTATTAAGCGAAGATCAACAACAGTTATTAACAAGCATTTCCAAATCTTTGGGTATGTCGACACAACAACTACTAAGCTCCCCGCCTTGGGCGACATCTCTGTCGATACAAATGCAGCAGTTAAAGAACCTTGGCTACGGTTCAGCGGGCGGTGTAGACGCAACACTCGCCTATAAAGCGACAATACAAGACGTTCCAGTGATCAGCTTAGAGCCACTACAATTTCAAATAGACCTCATTGCAGGGCAAAAAGATTCTGGTAAAGAGTGGCTAGTGACAAGCATTGAAGAATTTGACCAAACGGACCGTGTCGTACATTGCCTCATTGAAAGCTGGAAAGCGGGCGATGAATCCAAACTTGAGGATTTTGCGAAGTTGTCTGAAATGCCAACCGAGCTTGAGAAAGCATTTCTAACGGATCGCAACGTTGATTGGGCAAACAAGCTATCTGCCAAAGATTGGAAACTCGACTCAAATGGACACTACGTGCTGGTCGTCGGTACTTTACACCTGATTGGAGATGGTAACCTTTTACAGTTGTTAGAAGATAAGGGGTTCAGTGTGACTCAACAATCACAAAGCCAACAAGCTCGGTGTCAGTTCGAGGTTGACGAAGACAGCTAG
- a CDS encoding beta-N-acetylhexosaminidase produces the protein MLKRNLLSVAVLAGLTGCAVTQAPEQQVVNALADNLDVQYEILTNHGANEGMACQDLGAEWASCNKVNMTLTNDGEAIDSKDWTIYFHSIRLILDVDNEQFKITRVTGDLHKLEPTDKFDGFAAGEEVILPLTSEYWQLFETDFMPGAFVTAPNAEPKMIASLNTEDVASFVTGLKGNNLKRTPDDNNVMATAVTRFEKNADLATQDVSTTLLPTPMSVEAGEGSVSIAGGIALPKDAFDADQFAAIEERADVVNVDVSGDLPVSVTVVPTQFTGDLAKSGAYELSISEEGIAIKAFDKTGAFYAVQSIFGLIDSQNAESLPQLSIKDAPRFDYRGVMVDVARNFHSKDAILATLDQMAAYKMNKLHLHLTDDEGWRLEIPGLPELTDVGSNRCFDLEEQSCLLPQLGSGPTTDNFGSGFFSKADYVEILSYAKARSIEVIPEIDMPAHARSAVVSMEARYTRLMAEGKEAEANEYRLMDPQDTSNVTTVQFYDKQSFINPCMESSTHFVDKVISEVAAMHQEAGVPLTTWHFGGDEAKNIKLGAGLQDINAEDKVAWKGNIDLSKQDKPFQQSPQCQSLIADGTVSDFGHLPSHFAEQVSKIVADKGIPHFQAWQDGLKYSEGEKAFATESTRVNFWDVLYWGGTSSVYDWSAKGYDVIVSNPDYVYMDMPYEVDAAERGYYWATRATDTRKMFGFAPENMPQNAETSLDRDGNGFSGKGEIEAKPFYGLSAQLWSETVRTDEQYEYMVFPRVLAAAERAWHRAEWENDYKVGVEYSQETNLVNKQALNSDFNRFANIVGQRELAKLEKAGIDYRLPVPGAQVVDGKLAMNVQFPGVELQYSADGENWLTYDEQQRPSVSGETYIRSISESGEKVSRVTSVK, from the coding sequence ATGTTGAAGAGAAACTTACTATCTGTAGCGGTATTAGCTGGCCTGACGGGTTGTGCAGTAACACAAGCACCAGAACAGCAGGTTGTTAATGCACTGGCTGATAACCTTGATGTGCAATATGAAATTCTAACCAATCACGGTGCGAATGAAGGTATGGCTTGTCAGGATCTCGGCGCTGAATGGGCATCATGTAACAAAGTGAACATGACCCTGACCAATGACGGTGAAGCAATTGATTCGAAAGATTGGACCATTTACTTCCACAGTATTCGCCTTATTTTAGATGTTGATAACGAACAGTTTAAAATCACTCGTGTAACGGGTGACTTACACAAACTAGAACCTACAGATAAGTTCGATGGCTTTGCGGCGGGTGAAGAAGTAATTCTTCCACTGACGAGTGAATACTGGCAACTGTTTGAAACCGACTTCATGCCGGGTGCATTTGTTACTGCGCCAAATGCAGAACCAAAGATGATCGCTTCATTGAATACAGAAGATGTCGCGTCGTTCGTAACGGGTCTAAAGGGTAATAACCTTAAACGTACACCTGATGACAATAACGTAATGGCTACAGCGGTGACGCGTTTCGAAAAGAATGCTGATCTGGCAACTCAAGATGTATCAACAACGCTACTACCAACGCCAATGTCGGTAGAAGCGGGTGAAGGATCTGTGAGCATTGCTGGTGGTATTGCCCTACCAAAAGACGCATTCGATGCTGATCAGTTCGCTGCAATTGAAGAACGTGCAGATGTGGTAAACGTAGATGTGAGTGGTGACCTTCCAGTAAGTGTTACCGTTGTTCCTACTCAGTTTACGGGTGATTTAGCGAAATCTGGCGCTTATGAACTAAGCATCTCGGAAGAGGGGATTGCGATTAAAGCGTTTGATAAAACAGGTGCTTTCTATGCAGTTCAGTCTATTTTTGGCCTAATAGACAGTCAGAACGCTGAATCATTACCACAACTGTCGATCAAAGATGCACCGCGCTTTGATTACCGTGGTGTGATGGTGGATGTTGCTCGAAACTTCCACTCAAAAGATGCCATCCTAGCGACGCTAGACCAAATGGCAGCATACAAGATGAATAAACTGCACCTTCACTTAACAGATGATGAAGGCTGGCGTTTAGAAATCCCAGGTTTACCAGAGCTAACAGATGTAGGGTCTAACCGTTGTTTTGATTTGGAAGAGCAAAGCTGTTTACTGCCTCAGCTAGGTTCAGGTCCAACAACAGACAACTTTGGCTCTGGTTTCTTTAGTAAAGCGGATTACGTCGAGATCTTAAGCTACGCAAAAGCGCGCAGTATCGAAGTAATTCCAGAAATTGATATGCCAGCACACGCTCGTTCTGCTGTGGTATCAATGGAAGCGCGTTACACTCGCCTAATGGCGGAAGGTAAGGAAGCGGAAGCAAATGAATACCGCTTGATGGATCCACAAGATACATCGAACGTAACCACGGTTCAGTTCTACGATAAGCAAAGCTTCATCAACCCATGTATGGAATCTTCGACTCACTTTGTCGATAAAGTGATCTCTGAAGTGGCGGCAATGCACCAAGAAGCGGGCGTTCCACTAACGACTTGGCACTTCGGCGGCGATGAAGCGAAAAACATCAAGTTAGGCGCAGGCTTACAAGATATTAATGCAGAAGATAAAGTGGCTTGGAAAGGCAACATCGATTTGTCTAAGCAAGATAAGCCATTCCAACAGTCTCCACAGTGTCAGTCTTTGATCGCTGATGGTACTGTGAGCGACTTTGGTCACTTGCCAAGTCACTTTGCAGAGCAGGTATCTAAGATTGTTGCTGACAAAGGCATTCCTCACTTCCAAGCATGGCAAGATGGCCTGAAATACAGCGAAGGCGAGAAAGCATTTGCAACCGAAAGCACTCGCGTGAACTTCTGGGATGTTCTTTACTGGGGCGGCACTTCATCAGTATACGATTGGTCTGCGAAAGGGTATGACGTGATTGTTTCCAACCCAGACTACGTATACATGGATATGCCATACGAAGTTGATGCAGCAGAGCGCGGTTACTACTGGGCAACGCGTGCAACCGATACTCGCAAGATGTTTGGCTTCGCACCAGAAAACATGCCACAAAACGCAGAAACATCATTAGACCGTGACGGTAATGGCTTCTCTGGTAAAGGTGAAATTGAAGCGAAACCTTTCTATGGTTTGTCTGCACAACTTTGGTCTGAAACAGTTCGTACGGACGAGCAATATGAATACATGGTGTTCCCTCGCGTACTTGCAGCAGCAGAGCGCGCATGGCACAGAGCTGAGTGGGAAAACGATTACAAAGTGGGCGTTGAGTACTCTCAAGAAACTAACCTAGTGAACAAGCAGGCTCTAAACAGCGACTTTAATCGCTTCGCGAATATTGTTGGTCAACGTGAACTGGCTAAGCTTGAAAAAGCGGGTATTGATTACCGTCTACCAGTTCCAGGCGCTCAAGTTGTTGATGGTAAGCTGGCGATGAACGTTCAATTCCCAGGCGTAGAGCTGCAATACTCTGCTGATGGTGAAAACTGGCTAACGTATGATGAGCAGCAACGTCCATCGGTTTCTGGTGAAACGTACATCCGTTCTATCTCTGAAAGTGGCGAGAAAGTAAGTCGAGTAACGTCAGTTAAATAA
- a CDS encoding oligogalacturonate-specific porin KdgM family protein: MKKIIALSALSLAFASSAFAGSSYVTGNIQIHDDGRIHGSDMTSTLEAGHTFDNSLGGFTVYSEFDGIQLGKLESENGGAGNTTPGITVGGEQSFNITDNLWVAAGYQHLFSAGESIQFRPLVKIGYNFDNGISISNRTRAHIDDTSANADTDYRMDNRIAYTVNADLALSYNNVYMIDAEAMDHELRATWTRQGVQPYFEFRSQANGVDFANGDSKQNNAFVFGASYGF, translated from the coding sequence ATGAAAAAAATTATCGCTCTAAGTGCTCTTTCTCTTGCTTTCGCTTCTAGTGCTTTTGCTGGTTCTTCTTACGTAACAGGTAACATCCAAATTCATGATGACGGCCGTATCCACGGTTCTGATATGACTTCTACGCTAGAAGCTGGTCACACGTTTGACAACTCTCTAGGCGGCTTCACGGTTTACTCTGAGTTTGATGGTATCCAACTGGGTAAACTTGAATCTGAAAATGGCGGTGCAGGTAATACTACTCCTGGTATCACTGTAGGTGGTGAGCAATCTTTCAATATCACTGACAACCTATGGGTTGCTGCTGGTTACCAACACCTATTCTCTGCAGGTGAAAGCATTCAGTTCCGTCCATTAGTTAAGATCGGCTACAACTTCGATAACGGTATCTCTATTAGCAACCGTACTCGTGCACACATTGATGATACTTCTGCTAATGCAGATACTGACTACCGCATGGATAACCGCATTGCTTACACAGTGAATGCTGACCTAGCACTTAGCTACAACAACGTATACATGATTGATGCAGAAGCTATGGACCACGAGTTACGTGCAACATGGACTCGTCAAGGCGTTCAACCTTACTTTGAGTTCCGTAGCCAAGCTAACGGCGTAGACTTCGCAAACGGCGATTCTAAGCAGAACAACGCATTCGTATTCGGTGCTTCTTACGGCTTCTAA
- a CDS encoding DUF411 domain-containing protein, which produces MIRKVMTLTALAAISGQALATDVLNHKSPYCGCCTEWTEHMRDAGFDVTEKLHDDMNPIKQKLGVTQELASCHTAEIDGYVFEGHIPAEDVKAFLENPPRNAIGLAVPGMPMGSPGMEYGDKKDEYSVYAFNDKGQVFEYRHYKGN; this is translated from the coding sequence ATGATTCGTAAAGTTATGACTCTTACTGCACTCGCTGCAATTTCAGGACAGGCTTTGGCTACTGATGTTCTAAACCACAAATCTCCATACTGCGGCTGCTGCACAGAATGGACAGAGCATATGCGTGATGCCGGGTTCGATGTAACAGAGAAGCTCCACGATGATATGAACCCTATCAAACAAAAGTTAGGCGTAACGCAAGAGCTGGCTTCTTGCCACACCGCAGAGATCGACGGTTATGTGTTTGAAGGTCACATTCCAGCGGAAGACGTAAAAGCCTTTTTAGAAAACCCACCACGTAATGCGATTGGTTTGGCGGTTCCGGGTATGCCAATGGGCTCACCGGGTATGGAATATGGCGATAAGAAAGACGAGTACTCTGTGTACGCGTTTAATGATAAAGGTCAGGTGTTTGAGTACCGTCACTATAAAGGTAACTAA
- a CDS encoding heavy metal translocating P-type ATPase — translation MFDLTLTGRFMLGVDENWSIDMNHYTTALNGLNCMGCAKKVRTLFADLDNTTINDISPTYIDISTPFSYVHLNEQLASLGYSMGNKLHLSLSGLNCGKCVNKLTQALEQTEQASNIEVSKQELSLITLLSESEVVELVESVGYHAVPYAESNDLSLSSELEEDKKSAPTKTTPTEPVASQYTYHLVLEGMTCASCVSSVEKALKKNEFVDQTQINLAEQTALVFTSKTRDLIENELIQSVKAAGYGAEFVDDAATQQQKQQEQQLRTQQAFLKNSVSALLLGSPLMAWGVFGGSMTITTFNDQLAWGLIGVVCLVLLATSGRSFFTNAWQSLMHKRATMDTLVALGTGAAWFYSMLVVLIPSWFPEPSRHVYFEASAMIVGLISLGHYIEAKAKARTTKSLQALINLQPQKAVVIVDGKEQTIAVEAIQVGIQVRVKPGEKVPVDGVVVSGESYIDESMLTGEPLPNVKSVSDGVSAGTINGDGSLVIEATGIGSSTMLARIIQMVRQAQSSKPAIAKLADSISAVFVPVVVAIAAVAALVWFFVGPQPSASYMLVVSTTVLIIACPCALGLATPLSITVGVGKAAEFGVLIKDADVLQSASKIDAVVFDKTGTLTQGKPSVQQAFYHNLSEQELLAYAYSVEVGSEHPLAKAVCQYAENLEISALPHSDFENRRGLGVQANINGKHVQVGSLKYLTQLGIDTKIGSDFIELCRTQAWTPIFVVIDQKLEGILGISDALKIDSKQAIAQLKSAGIHTVLLTGDNDSVAQAIGKSVGIDEVISEVLPEQKAQHIIQLQQQYKSVAMVGDGINDAPALAQADIGIAMGSGSDVAIESAQMTLLNSSPLSVSNAIELSQATVRNMKQNLFGAFIYNSLGIPIAAGVLYPFFGFLLSPVVAGAAMAMSSITVVSNANRLRLFKPTHSNINKNHIHEVNHDS, via the coding sequence ATGTTTGACCTTACCCTTACGGGAAGGTTTATGTTAGGCGTAGATGAGAATTGGAGTATCGATATGAACCACTACACAACCGCGCTCAACGGCCTAAATTGCATGGGTTGTGCGAAGAAAGTCCGCACACTGTTTGCTGATCTCGACAACACGACGATCAATGATATATCGCCGACCTACATCGATATTTCGACTCCATTCAGTTACGTTCACCTCAACGAACAGTTAGCGTCACTTGGCTACAGCATGGGTAACAAACTGCACCTTTCTCTATCCGGTCTTAACTGTGGCAAGTGTGTGAACAAACTGACTCAAGCGCTTGAACAAACCGAGCAAGCCTCAAACATCGAAGTCAGCAAACAGGAATTATCACTAATCACTCTGCTTTCTGAATCTGAGGTGGTTGAGTTGGTCGAAAGCGTGGGTTATCACGCCGTCCCATACGCTGAATCTAATGACCTCTCACTAAGTTCCGAGTTAGAAGAAGATAAAAAATCGGCACCTACAAAAACAACGCCTACTGAACCCGTTGCGAGTCAATATACTTATCACCTTGTTCTTGAGGGAATGACGTGTGCAAGCTGTGTTTCTTCAGTCGAGAAAGCACTGAAAAAGAATGAGTTCGTCGACCAAACTCAGATCAACCTTGCCGAGCAAACGGCCTTGGTTTTCACCTCTAAAACACGTGACCTGATCGAAAACGAACTCATCCAATCGGTTAAAGCCGCAGGTTATGGCGCCGAGTTTGTTGATGATGCGGCAACACAACAACAAAAGCAGCAAGAGCAACAACTTCGCACTCAACAAGCCTTTCTGAAAAACTCAGTAAGTGCGCTACTGCTTGGATCTCCGCTGATGGCTTGGGGTGTGTTCGGCGGCAGCATGACCATTACGACATTTAACGACCAACTGGCTTGGGGATTAATCGGTGTGGTCTGTTTGGTACTGCTGGCCACTTCAGGTCGTAGCTTTTTCACTAACGCGTGGCAATCACTGATGCACAAGCGCGCGACTATGGATACGTTAGTTGCTTTGGGTACAGGTGCAGCATGGTTCTACTCAATGCTGGTCGTACTGATTCCATCATGGTTCCCAGAACCATCTCGCCATGTCTACTTTGAGGCGAGCGCGATGATAGTAGGCCTTATTTCTTTGGGTCACTACATTGAAGCCAAAGCCAAAGCTCGCACCACAAAATCACTACAAGCTTTGATTAACCTACAACCTCAAAAAGCGGTGGTCATCGTCGATGGCAAAGAACAAACTATTGCTGTAGAAGCTATCCAAGTAGGCATACAAGTACGCGTCAAACCGGGTGAGAAAGTGCCAGTTGATGGTGTTGTGGTTTCTGGTGAGTCTTACATCGATGAATCCATGCTGACTGGTGAACCGCTTCCCAACGTAAAATCGGTGAGTGATGGCGTTTCGGCGGGTACCATTAACGGCGATGGCAGTTTAGTTATTGAAGCGACAGGAATTGGCTCAAGCACCATGTTGGCTCGAATCATTCAGATGGTTCGCCAAGCACAAAGCAGCAAACCTGCGATTGCGAAGCTTGCCGACTCTATCTCGGCCGTGTTCGTACCCGTTGTGGTCGCGATCGCAGCTGTTGCCGCCCTAGTTTGGTTTTTTGTTGGCCCACAACCAAGTGCAAGTTACATGCTTGTGGTATCGACTACCGTGCTGATCATCGCTTGTCCGTGTGCCTTAGGCCTAGCAACGCCGCTTTCGATTACTGTCGGCGTAGGTAAAGCCGCTGAGTTTGGTGTTCTAATCAAAGACGCCGATGTGTTGCAATCAGCCAGCAAGATTGACGCGGTTGTATTTGATAAAACAGGCACCCTAACCCAAGGCAAACCAAGCGTTCAGCAGGCCTTTTATCACAACCTATCAGAACAAGAACTGTTGGCTTACGCCTATTCGGTTGAAGTCGGTTCAGAGCACCCACTTGCGAAAGCCGTTTGCCAGTATGCCGAAAACTTAGAAATTTCAGCACTCCCACACAGCGACTTTGAAAACCGCCGAGGCCTTGGAGTACAAGCCAACATTAACGGTAAACACGTTCAAGTCGGCTCTCTTAAATACCTAACCCAACTTGGTATTGATACTAAAATTGGCAGTGACTTTATCGAGCTTTGTCGTACACAAGCATGGACACCCATCTTCGTAGTCATCGACCAGAAACTGGAAGGCATCTTAGGCATTTCAGACGCCTTAAAAATAGATAGCAAACAAGCCATTGCTCAACTAAAATCCGCCGGAATTCACACCGTGCTACTAACAGGCGACAACGATTCTGTTGCTCAAGCGATTGGCAAAAGCGTCGGTATCGATGAAGTAATCTCGGAAGTACTACCGGAGCAGAAAGCTCAGCATATTATTCAGCTTCAACAACAATATAAGAGTGTGGCTATGGTTGGAGATGGCATTAACGATGCACCAGCGCTTGCTCAGGCCGACATAGGTATCGCAATGGGCAGTGGCAGTGATGTTGCGATTGAAAGTGCACAAATGACACTCCTCAACTCGTCGCCACTGTCTGTAAGTAACGCTATAGAACTGTCCCAAGCGACCGTGAGAAACATGAAGCAAAACCTATTTGGAGCCTTCATCTATAACTCGCTTGGCATCCCTATTGCGGCCGGTGTGCTCTACCCGTTTTTTGGATTTCTGCTTAGCCCAGTAGTTGCAGGAGCAGCTATGGCGATGTCGTCAATTACTGTCGTAAGCAATGCCAACAGGCTGAGATTGTTCAAACCAACTCATTCTAATATCAATAAAAACCATATTCATGAGGTTAACCATGATTCGTAA
- the gltX gene encoding glutamate--tRNA ligase, with translation MTVKTRFAPSPTGYLHVGGARTALYSWLFAKNQGGEFVLRIEDTDLERNSQEAVDAILEGMQWMGMEWDEGPYYQSKRFDRYNEMVDKLLAEDKAFKCYASKELLDEIRAEQEENKEMARYDANHPKVVAANEAAKEGDACVIRFRNPKEGSVVFDDQIRGRIEIANSQLDDLIIRRTDGAPTYNFVVVVDDWDMGITHVVRGEDHINNTPRQINIYEALGAPVPTFAHCAMILGDDGAKLSKRHGAVSVMQYRDEGYLPNALNNYLVRLGWSHGDQEIFSQEEMIEFFSLNAISKSASAFNTDKLLWLNNHYIKTSEPEYVAKYLQWHLDAQKIDTTNGPAITEVIKLVGERCNTLIELAEQSRYFYEDFSEFEAGAAKKHLRGVAKGPLELALAKVEALEDFTTVNIKDGVIAAVCEELEIGMGKIGMPLRVAVTGGGQSPSVDAVMELVGKERVIARIKMALEFIAEREANA, from the coding sequence ATGACGGTTAAAACTCGTTTTGCTCCTAGCCCAACTGGCTATCTTCACGTTGGTGGTGCACGTACTGCACTTTACTCTTGGCTATTCGCTAAAAACCAAGGCGGTGAATTCGTTCTACGTATCGAAGACACAGACCTTGAGCGTAACTCTCAAGAAGCGGTTGATGCAATTCTAGAAGGCATGCAATGGATGGGTATGGAATGGGACGAAGGTCCTTACTACCAATCTAAGCGTTTTGACCGTTACAACGAAATGGTTGATAAGCTACTTGCTGAAGACAAAGCATTCAAATGCTACGCGTCTAAAGAACTGCTTGATGAAATTCGTGCAGAGCAAGAAGAAAACAAAGAGATGGCTCGCTACGATGCTAACCACCCTAAAGTTGTTGCAGCAAACGAAGCAGCAAAAGAAGGCGATGCATGCGTTATCCGTTTCCGTAACCCTAAAGAAGGCAGCGTAGTATTTGATGACCAAATCCGTGGTCGCATCGAAATCGCTAACAGCCAACTTGATGACCTAATCATTCGCCGTACAGATGGCGCTCCTACTTACAACTTCGTAGTAGTAGTGGATGACTGGGACATGGGTATTACACACGTTGTTCGTGGTGAAGACCACATCAACAACACACCTCGTCAAATCAACATCTATGAAGCACTAGGCGCGCCAGTTCCAACGTTCGCTCACTGTGCAATGATTCTAGGTGATGACGGTGCGAAACTTTCTAAGCGTCACGGTGCTGTATCTGTAATGCAATACCGCGACGAAGGTTACCTACCAAATGCACTAAACAACTACCTAGTTCGTTTAGGTTGGTCTCACGGTGACCAAGAGATCTTCTCTCAAGAAGAGATGATTGAATTCTTCAGCCTAAACGCAATCAGCAAGTCTGCATCTGCATTCAACACTGACAAGCTACTTTGGTTGAACAACCACTACATCAAGACTTCTGAACCTGAGTACGTTGCAAAATACCTGCAATGGCACCTAGATGCGCAGAAGATCGATACAACAAACGGTCCAGCTATCACTGAAGTGATCAAGCTAGTTGGCGAGCGTTGTAACACACTTATCGAACTTGCTGAGCAATCTCGTTACTTCTACGAAGATTTCTCTGAGTTTGAAGCTGGCGCAGCTAAGAAGCACCTACGTGGTGTTGCTAAAGGCCCACTAGAGCTTGCTCTTGCTAAGGTTGAAGCACTTGAAGATTTCACTACTGTAAACATCAAAGACGGTGTGATTGCAGCAGTATGTGAAGAGCTAGAGATCGGCATGGGTAAAATCGGTATGCCACTTCGCGTAGCAGTAACAGGCGGCGGTCAGTCTCCTTCTGTTGATGCTGTGATGGAGCTTGTTGGTAAAGAGCGCGTAATCGCTCGCATCAAGATGGCTCTTGAGTTCATCGCTGAGCGTGAAGCTAACGCTTAA
- a CDS encoding Sbal_3080 family lipoprotein: MKNWLVAAVVVLLAGCSAPKYSGNALPEANTIEQVTIVEDEKTRAVFLDSMLDWCLNNQVKCKVVADGSQHNPEEITLDYVSRWSWDFRTFVADAKISAYQDQQRVGNVDFKAPNSGNFSKFGDDMERIKAMMDILFDKKTAAQATQMIADDQL, translated from the coding sequence ATGAAAAATTGGTTAGTTGCTGCTGTTGTCGTTTTACTCGCAGGTTGTAGTGCACCTAAGTATTCAGGAAACGCACTTCCAGAAGCAAATACAATCGAGCAGGTCACGATAGTTGAGGATGAGAAAACTCGTGCGGTCTTCCTCGATTCAATGCTCGACTGGTGTCTGAATAATCAAGTCAAATGTAAGGTTGTTGCAGATGGTTCACAACACAACCCTGAAGAGATTACACTAGATTACGTGTCTCGTTGGAGTTGGGATTTCAGAACCTTTGTGGCAGACGCTAAGATCTCGGCGTATCAAGATCAGCAGCGCGTAGGCAATGTTGATTTTAAAGCGCCGAATAGCGGCAACTTTTCGAAATTTGGTGACGATATGGAGCGCATCAAAGCGATGATGGATATCCTGTTCGATAAGAAAACAGCCGCGCAAGCGACTCAAATGATTGCCGACGACCAGCTATAA
- a CDS encoding beta-ketoacyl-ACP synthase, translated as MTRRVVVTGMSGVTAFGNDWQHIEPKLKACENATQYMPSFEQYDGLNTKLAAPIDNFQLPKHYKRKQVRGMGRVSRLATVATENALEQAGLIGHDILTNGETGIAYGSSTGSTDAVGAFGVMLNEKSTRAITATTYVQMMPHTAAVNVGLFFGLRGRVIPTSSACTSGSQAIGYAYEAIKHGYQTVMVAGGGEELCPTESAVFDTLFATSLKNDTPKKSPSPYDSERDGLVIGEGAGTLVLEEYEHAVARGAKIYAEIIGFASNCDAAHVTQPQMETMQVCMEKALRDAQLPAEKIGYVSAHGTATEKGDIAESNATANIFGEVPISSLKSYFGHTLGACGAIEAWLSLEMMHSGWFSPTLNLENVDEQCGKLDYITGSGRELDVEYLMSNNFAFGGINTSIIFKKI; from the coding sequence ATGACCCGCCGCGTTGTTGTAACTGGTATGTCTGGCGTTACTGCCTTTGGTAACGACTGGCAGCACATCGAACCAAAACTAAAAGCCTGTGAAAATGCCACACAATATATGCCAAGCTTTGAGCAATATGATGGTCTCAACACTAAGCTTGCTGCACCTATTGATAACTTCCAACTCCCTAAACACTATAAGCGTAAGCAAGTACGTGGCATGGGGCGAGTATCACGCCTAGCAACGGTTGCGACAGAAAATGCATTGGAGCAAGCAGGGCTGATTGGCCACGACATTTTGACCAATGGTGAGACTGGTATCGCTTACGGTTCTTCTACTGGCAGTACTGATGCCGTTGGCGCGTTCGGTGTGATGCTGAACGAGAAGTCGACACGAGCAATCACAGCAACCACTTACGTTCAAATGATGCCACATACAGCTGCGGTAAACGTAGGTCTGTTCTTTGGTCTGCGCGGCCGTGTCATTCCTACCAGCAGTGCGTGTACTTCAGGAAGCCAAGCCATTGGTTACGCTTATGAGGCTATCAAGCACGGCTACCAAACGGTAATGGTTGCCGGTGGTGGCGAAGAACTCTGCCCTACTGAGTCTGCCGTTTTCGATACCCTTTTTGCTACCAGTTTAAAAAACGACACACCCAAGAAATCCCCTAGCCCATACGACAGCGAGCGTGATGGCTTGGTTATCGGTGAAGGTGCCGGTACGCTTGTTCTTGAAGAGTATGAACATGCTGTTGCTCGCGGCGCGAAGATCTATGCTGAGATCATTGGCTTTGCCAGCAACTGCGATGCGGCTCATGTGACCCAACCTCAGATGGAAACCATGCAAGTTTGTATGGAGAAAGCATTGAGAGATGCACAGCTTCCAGCCGAGAAGATTGGCTATGTTTCTGCACACGGCACTGCAACTGAAAAAGGCGATATTGCAGAGAGTAATGCGACAGCGAATATCTTTGGCGAAGTGCCTATTAGCTCTCTTAAGAGTTACTTTGGTCATACGCTTGGAGCGTGTGGTGCGATTGAAGCTTGGTTAAGCCTAGAGATGATGCACAGCGGTTGGTTCAGCCCAACCCTAAACCTTGAGAATGTCGATGAGCAGTGCGGCAAGCTCGATTACATCACAGGCTCTGGTCGCGAATTGGATGTTGAATACCTGATGAGCAACAACTTTGCTTTTGGCGGAATCAACACTTCAATCATCTTCAAGAAAATCTAG